In Haloimpatiens massiliensis, the following are encoded in one genomic region:
- a CDS encoding DUF5659 domain-containing protein has product MEIKKIFKKSMAINLIRMGNELINTEPNLKNPKFTVFIFNKTRKLLKDITQLNLELKSNR; this is encoded by the coding sequence ATGGAAATTAAGAAAATATTTAAAAAATCTATGGCAATAAATTTAATCCGTATGGGTAATGAATTAATAAATACTGAACCTAATTTAAAAAATCCAAAATTTACAGTGTTTATATTTAATAAAACTCGAAAATTATTAAAAGATATTACACAATTAAATTTAGAATTAAAAAGTAACAGATAA